From the genome of Cellvibrio japonicus Ueda107, one region includes:
- a CDS encoding outer membrane lipoprotein-sorting protein, with the protein MSRLTNNRQNPLHTFLNRSAAMLGILLLCCGTAITANADTDKGLAISQEADKRNSGFVDFRAELTMRIVNTQGGESLRKLDIKTLEGVEEGDKTITIFTFPKDIRGSGFLTHTKKTTNDDQWLYLPSIKRVKKISSKNKRSPFFGSEFAFEDLSSQEVEKYTYHYLNDEVVDGLDSYVIQRTPNDPESAYSKLIVWMDKEHLQIRKIDYYDRKEALLKTLTASDYTLYEDKFWRASNLHMVNHQNKKQTFLVWENYRFNTGLKDSDLEQPALMRPLTGG; encoded by the coding sequence ATGTCTCGTTTAACCAACAACCGTCAAAACCCGCTTCACACATTCCTGAACCGCAGTGCAGCCATGCTCGGCATCCTGCTACTCTGCTGTGGTACAGCGATTACGGCAAACGCCGACACGGATAAAGGCCTGGCCATTTCGCAGGAGGCAGATAAGCGCAACAGCGGCTTTGTGGATTTCCGTGCAGAACTCACCATGCGCATTGTGAACACCCAAGGCGGTGAGAGTTTGCGCAAACTGGATATCAAAACCCTTGAAGGGGTTGAGGAGGGCGATAAAACCATCACGATTTTTACCTTTCCCAAAGATATTCGCGGCTCCGGCTTTTTAACCCACACCAAAAAAACAACCAACGACGATCAATGGCTGTATTTGCCGTCTATCAAGCGCGTTAAGAAAATATCGAGCAAAAATAAACGCAGCCCATTTTTTGGCAGCGAATTTGCATTCGAGGATTTATCCTCACAGGAAGTCGAAAAATACACTTATCATTATTTGAACGACGAGGTGGTGGATGGACTGGATAGCTATGTTATCCAGCGCACGCCCAATGACCCCGAATCGGCGTACAGCAAATTGATTGTGTGGATGGATAAAGAGCACCTGCAAATTCGCAAGATCGATTATTACGATCGCAAAGAGGCTTTGCTTAAAACCCTGACTGCAAGCGATTACACGCTCTATGAAGACAAATTCTGGCGCGCCAGCAACCTGCACATGGTTAACCACCAAAATAAAAAGCAGACCTTCCTGGTGTGGGAAAACTATCGTTTCAATACCGGCTTGAAAGACAGCGACCTGGAACAGCCCGCGTTAATGCGTCCGCTGACCGGTGGTTAA
- a CDS encoding arylamine N-acetyltransferase family protein has product MLATNFVLDDYLARIGFTGIPSVNPECLAQLMRCQLFSIPFENIDVRTHQAVSLVPEDLVNKLIYKNRGGYCYEVNGVFAMALDAIGFDYRICGARPMFYPSLRPKTHVVIIVEIGSERYLCDLGFGSFGIRAPIALSQLDGILQQDDDQFRLSLLDENTYLLEARVEQAWKRQFAFDLYPMAWIDMGLPNYFNSTHPDTIFVQKTLAIRFSAQGRSILVDNQLKRYRHGQVEITQVPSDEIVTLLQEEFHIDCPAGFVAPGTAD; this is encoded by the coding sequence ATGCTTGCAACCAACTTTGTACTGGATGACTATCTTGCCCGCATAGGATTTACCGGCATTCCCTCGGTAAATCCTGAGTGCCTGGCGCAACTTATGCGCTGCCAATTATTTTCCATTCCCTTTGAAAATATTGATGTTAGGACACACCAGGCTGTGTCCCTGGTGCCGGAAGATCTGGTTAACAAACTGATTTATAAAAACCGCGGCGGTTATTGCTACGAGGTGAATGGCGTATTTGCCATGGCCCTGGATGCAATTGGATTCGACTACCGGATTTGCGGCGCAAGGCCGATGTTTTATCCCAGCCTGCGCCCCAAAACCCATGTGGTGATTATTGTCGAGATAGGCAGCGAGCGTTACCTGTGTGACCTGGGGTTCGGCAGTTTCGGGATTCGTGCGCCTATTGCCCTGAGCCAGTTGGATGGCATCCTGCAACAGGATGATGATCAATTCCGCCTGTCCCTGCTGGATGAAAATACCTACCTGCTCGAAGCGCGGGTAGAGCAGGCGTGGAAGCGCCAGTTTGCCTTTGATCTCTACCCCATGGCATGGATCGACATGGGCCTGCCGAATTATTTCAACTCCACCCATCCCGATACTATCTTTGTGCAGAAAACACTGGCGATTCGCTTTTCTGCACAGGGCAGATCCATCCTGGTCGATAACCAGTTAAAGCGCTACAGGCACGGCCAAGTGGAAATTACCCAGGTTCCATCCGATGAGATAGTCACTCTCTTGCAGGAGGAGTTTCATATCGATTGCCCGGCGGGATTTGTGGCGCCGGGCACTGCCGACTGA
- a CDS encoding HEAT repeat domain-containing protein — translation MNILGNSKISLLLAALLGAGISYGLFGVMVGDSAHQQKILSLEHKVAELEALLAQQAPTLHSKRVLTGNLVGQSLASSTNSAMGAAGKNDLSPTASTEGEADSAAVNHEQILKDLLTLAYGDPRSFVEKVQEFLAQNPGRENIAIASKGVYDLAENRDNLPDYALDTLYHQQTNTDLKRVTAQVLSMRGDNRLLEKQITDMQAGLRSENPADRQKVLVELAKTRYVSAANAVVPLLQDEDIGVKLDALLALRSTGNQTHIGFVESLVNHPDASVSWLANDVINTLQNLSDRARTRITQADIAAELPPIM, via the coding sequence ATGAATATCCTTGGCAATTCCAAAATATCCCTGCTATTAGCCGCCCTTCTGGGTGCAGGCATTAGTTACGGCCTATTCGGTGTGATGGTGGGTGACTCCGCGCACCAGCAAAAAATCCTGTCCCTGGAACACAAGGTTGCCGAACTGGAAGCCTTGTTAGCGCAACAGGCGCCGACACTGCATAGCAAACGCGTGTTGACAGGGAACCTGGTAGGACAGTCGCTCGCAAGCTCAACCAATTCGGCGATGGGTGCCGCGGGTAAAAACGATCTGTCGCCTACTGCATCGACAGAGGGTGAAGCTGATTCAGCCGCAGTCAACCATGAGCAAATATTAAAAGACCTGTTAACCCTGGCGTATGGTGACCCCCGCTCATTTGTTGAAAAAGTCCAGGAGTTCCTGGCGCAAAATCCCGGTAGGGAGAATATCGCTATTGCCAGCAAGGGCGTTTACGATTTGGCAGAAAATCGCGATAACCTGCCCGACTACGCCCTGGATACCCTCTATCACCAGCAGACCAATACAGACCTCAAGCGCGTCACTGCCCAGGTATTATCCATGCGCGGCGATAACCGCCTGCTGGAAAAACAAATCACCGACATGCAGGCAGGACTGCGCAGTGAAAATCCGGCGGATCGCCAAAAAGTCCTGGTGGAATTGGCCAAAACCCGTTACGTCAGTGCTGCCAATGCAGTTGTGCCACTGTTACAGGATGAAGACATTGGTGTAAAACTGGATGCCTTGCTTGCACTGCGCTCCACCGGTAACCAGACACACATAGGTTTTGTTGAAAGCCTGGTCAACCATCCGGATGCGTCCGTCAGTTGGCTGGCGAATGATGTGATTAATACCCTGCAAAACCTCAGTGACCGGGCGCGTACCCGGATTACCCAGGCGGATATTGCGGCTGAGCTGCCGCCGATTATGTAA
- a CDS encoding glycoside hydrolase family 11 protein: MKLPTLGKCVVRTLMGAVALGAISVNAQTLSSNSTGTNNGFYYTFWKDSGDASMTLLSGGRYQSSWGNSTNNWVGGKGWNPGNNSRVISYSGSYGVDSSQNSYLALYGWTRSPLIEYYVIESYGSYNPASCSGGTDYGSFQSDGATYNVRRCQRVNQPSIDGTQTFYQYFSVRNPKKGFGNISGTITFANHVNFWASKGLNLGNHNYQVLATEGYQSRGSSDITVSEGTSGGGTSSVGGASSSVNSSTGGGSSGGITVRARGANGSEHINLRVGGAVVANWTLGTSFQNYLYSGNASGDIQVQFDNDASGRDVVVDYIIVNGETRQAEDMEHNSAVYANGRCGGGSYSENMHCNGEIGFGYTYDCFSGNCSGGNGGSNSSAGNSSSGNTGGGGSNCSGYVGITFDDGPNSNTATLVNLLRQNNLTPVTWFNQGNNVASNAHLMSQQLSVGEVHNHSYTHPHMTSWTYQQVYDELNRTNQAIQNAGAPKPTLFRPPYGELNSTIQQAAQALGLRVVTWDVDSQDWNGASAAAIANAANQLQNGQVILMHDGSYTNTNSAIAQIATNLRAKGLCPGRIDPNTGRAVAPSSSGGSSSVALSSSSRSSSSAGGNTGGNCQCNWWGTFYPLCQTQTSGWGWENSRSCISTSTCNSQGTGGGGVVCN; this comes from the coding sequence ATGAAACTTCCCACACTCGGCAAATGTGTTGTCAGGACACTCATGGGTGCCGTGGCACTGGGCGCAATATCGGTCAATGCCCAAACCCTGAGTTCAAATTCAACGGGTACCAATAACGGTTTTTACTACACCTTCTGGAAAGATTCCGGTGATGCGTCCATGACGTTATTGTCTGGCGGTCGTTACCAATCATCCTGGGGCAACTCCACCAATAACTGGGTGGGTGGTAAAGGCTGGAATCCTGGTAATAATTCGCGGGTTATCAGCTATTCCGGTTCTTACGGTGTTGATAGCAGCCAAAATTCCTACCTGGCGCTCTATGGCTGGACCCGGAGTCCGCTGATCGAATACTACGTGATTGAAAGTTACGGTTCCTACAACCCGGCCAGCTGCTCCGGCGGCACTGACTACGGCAGCTTCCAGAGTGATGGTGCCACCTATAACGTGCGTCGCTGCCAGCGCGTTAACCAACCCTCGATTGATGGTACCCAAACCTTCTACCAATACTTCAGTGTCAGGAATCCGAAAAAAGGGTTCGGCAACATCTCCGGTACCATTACCTTTGCCAACCACGTTAATTTCTGGGCGAGCAAGGGTTTGAATTTGGGTAACCACAATTATCAGGTACTGGCGACCGAGGGTTACCAAAGCCGTGGCAGTTCCGACATTACCGTTAGCGAAGGTACCAGTGGTGGTGGTACCAGCAGTGTCGGTGGCGCCAGTTCCAGTGTGAATTCAAGTACGGGCGGTGGCAGCAGCGGCGGTATTACCGTTCGCGCTCGCGGTGCAAACGGCAGCGAGCACATTAACCTCCGCGTAGGTGGTGCGGTGGTTGCCAACTGGACTTTGGGGACCAGCTTCCAGAATTACCTATACAGCGGTAATGCGTCGGGTGATATCCAGGTACAGTTCGATAACGATGCCAGTGGCCGCGACGTAGTCGTGGATTACATTATCGTGAATGGTGAAACCCGCCAGGCGGAAGACATGGAACACAACAGCGCGGTTTATGCCAATGGCCGTTGCGGTGGTGGCTCCTATTCGGAAAATATGCACTGTAACGGTGAGATAGGTTTTGGTTACACCTACGATTGCTTCAGTGGCAATTGCAGCGGTGGTAATGGTGGCAGTAACAGCAGTGCCGGTAATAGCAGCAGCGGCAATACCGGTGGTGGAGGTAGCAACTGTAGCGGTTATGTCGGCATCACCTTTGATGATGGCCCTAATTCCAACACCGCCACCCTGGTAAACCTGCTGCGGCAAAATAACCTGACACCGGTAACCTGGTTTAACCAGGGCAATAACGTTGCCAGCAATGCGCACCTGATGTCGCAACAGCTGAGTGTGGGAGAGGTGCACAACCACAGTTACACCCATCCGCACATGACCAGCTGGACCTACCAGCAGGTTTACGATGAATTGAACCGCACCAACCAGGCGATCCAGAATGCCGGTGCGCCCAAGCCGACGCTGTTCCGTCCACCCTATGGCGAACTCAATTCCACGATCCAACAGGCAGCCCAGGCGCTGGGTTTGCGTGTGGTGACCTGGGATGTGGACTCACAGGATTGGAACGGGGCCAGTGCAGCGGCGATTGCCAATGCGGCCAACCAATTGCAAAACGGCCAGGTCATCCTGATGCACGATGGCAGCTACACCAATACCAACAGTGCGATTGCACAAATAGCGACTAACTTGCGCGCCAAAGGCCTGTGCCCGGGCAGGATTGATCCAAACACCGGTCGTGCTGTTGCACCTTCAAGCTCCGGTGGCAGCAGCAGTGTCGCGCTCAGTAGCAGCAGTCGTAGCAGTAGCAGTGCGGGCGGTAATACCGGCGGCAATTGCCAATGCAATTGGTGGGGGACTTTCTATCCGCTTTGCCAAACCCAGACCAGTGGTTGGGGCTGGGAAAATTCGCGCAGCTGTATCAGTACCAGTACCTGTAACAGCCAGGGGACTGGCGGCGGCGGTGTCGTTTGTAATTGA
- a CDS encoding DMT family transporter, which translates to MSNPEDSVFTRRYVLFLCAILCTLLWGSAYPAIKSGYTLLGIARDDIPAQMLFAGYRFLLAGLLLLLLAKLTGKSLGFSSMAQLRQTSILGLTQTMLQYIFFYIGLAHATGVKASILNATGTFFSVLLAHVIYHNDRLNHRKALGCIFGFAGVLAVNFNNSLLDVEVSLYGEGFIVIAAFILAAASIYGKHISQQMDVLLMTAWQLAIGGVALMLLGWGTGGHLGHFDWQSTLLLIYLALLSSAAFALWGTLLKYNPVGMVTIFNFLVPVFGVLLSAVFLGETMMEWKYLMALLLVCGGIYLVTRLPQKSGAINIHNAKNNDI; encoded by the coding sequence ATGAGTAACCCGGAAGACTCTGTCTTTACCCGCCGCTATGTACTTTTCCTGTGCGCCATCCTGTGCACGCTCTTATGGGGCAGCGCCTATCCCGCCATTAAAAGTGGTTATACCCTGTTGGGCATCGCGCGCGATGATATCCCCGCGCAAATGTTGTTTGCCGGTTACCGCTTTTTGCTGGCGGGATTATTGTTGCTGTTGCTCGCCAAATTAACGGGAAAATCCCTGGGTTTTTCCAGCATGGCACAGTTGCGCCAGACCAGTATCCTGGGGCTAACACAAACCATGCTCCAATATATTTTCTTCTATATTGGCCTGGCCCATGCCACCGGGGTCAAAGCCTCTATCCTCAATGCCACGGGCACTTTCTTCAGTGTGTTGCTTGCACACGTTATTTATCACAACGACCGCCTCAACCACCGTAAAGCCCTGGGCTGTATCTTTGGCTTTGCCGGCGTATTGGCAGTTAATTTTAATAACAGCCTGTTGGATGTTGAGGTTTCACTGTACGGTGAAGGTTTTATTGTGATTGCCGCGTTTATCCTGGCGGCAGCGTCTATTTATGGAAAGCATATTTCCCAGCAGATGGATGTGCTGTTGATGACAGCCTGGCAATTGGCTATTGGTGGGGTGGCATTGATGTTATTGGGGTGGGGCACCGGTGGTCACTTGGGGCATTTTGATTGGCAGTCGACACTCTTGTTGATTTACCTCGCCCTGCTGTCGTCGGCCGCCTTTGCCCTGTGGGGGACCTTGTTAAAATACAACCCGGTCGGCATGGTCACTATTTTTAATTTTCTGGTTCCCGTATTCGGTGTCTTATTGTCAGCCGTATTCCTGGGGGAAACCATGATGGAGTGGAAGTACCTGATGGCATTGCTGCTGGTGTGTGGCGGTATTTACCTGGTGACGCGCCTGCCGCAGAAATCCGGCGCGATTAATATCCATAACGCAAAAAATAATGATATTTAA
- a CDS encoding cobalamin-binding protein: MRTTPMSFIRPLNMLCLLSLAFSTAGYAAPIADRQPEVSQDIVVTDARGKVIRLSKPAQTIIALAPHIVENVYSAGAGDKLIAAVNYSNYPAAALKLPQVGGYNAINYEEVLARKPDLVLGWISGNGPQVAAQLERLGMTVYVDELRTLDDIADEVMTIGKLAGTEAIANQRAHQWQQQLNQLRERYSNAKTVSVFYQVWNSPLQTLNGQHLVSDVMKLCGGENIFADALSIAPKINEESVISRNPDAIIASGMGEERPEWLDTWKQYPKLTAVQQQNLFFIPPDIIQRHTLRILDGARLMCEYLQTAREK; this comes from the coding sequence GTGAGAACAACGCCAATGTCCTTTATCCGTCCGCTTAATATGCTGTGCCTGTTGAGTCTGGCTTTCAGTACGGCTGGCTACGCAGCGCCGATTGCGGATCGGCAACCCGAAGTCAGTCAGGATATTGTGGTCACGGATGCGCGCGGTAAAGTCATCCGCCTGTCAAAACCGGCGCAAACGATCATCGCCCTGGCGCCGCACATTGTCGAAAACGTCTACAGCGCCGGTGCGGGCGATAAGCTGATCGCCGCCGTGAATTACAGCAACTATCCCGCGGCTGCACTCAAGCTGCCGCAAGTCGGCGGATATAACGCGATTAATTACGAGGAAGTATTAGCGCGCAAACCGGACCTGGTGCTCGGCTGGATATCGGGCAATGGCCCGCAGGTCGCCGCACAATTGGAGCGCCTGGGGATGACGGTTTATGTCGATGAGCTGCGCACCCTGGATGATATTGCCGACGAAGTGATGACCATCGGCAAACTTGCCGGCACCGAGGCGATTGCCAACCAGCGCGCGCACCAATGGCAACAACAACTTAACCAGCTGCGTGAGCGATACAGCAACGCTAAAACCGTCAGTGTGTTTTACCAGGTGTGGAACAGTCCTCTGCAAACACTCAATGGCCAACACCTGGTGAGCGATGTGATGAAACTCTGTGGCGGTGAAAATATTTTTGCCGATGCGCTTTCCATCGCACCTAAAATTAATGAGGAATCCGTTATCAGTCGCAACCCGGATGCGATTATTGCCAGTGGCATGGGTGAAGAGCGCCCCGAGTGGCTGGATACCTGGAAGCAATACCCCAAATTAACAGCGGTGCAGCAACAGAATTTATTTTTTATCCCGCCGGATATTATCCAGCGCCACACCTTGCGTATTTTGGACGGTGCGCGCCTGATGTGTGAATACTTGCAAACAGCGCGCGAAAAATAA
- a CDS encoding threonine-phosphate decarboxylase — protein MTLDLQACQAPRHGGNLGYAQARFGTPLLRWQDLSTGISPWSYPVPEVPAEVWQRLPGDLAPLLNAAANYYGVAADKLLALPGSQYAIRRFAQGLPPGRVAIPNPGYRAHDQAWRAVGHQCYEYQTLVQLQALVSTGVVDHAVVINPNNPTTEAIDPNQLAGLHDQLSGYLLIDEAFVDYRRSLSATHLLKYCPRLFILRSLGKFFGLAGLRLGFLLGTGSPRQALEDKLDDWVINHPALWIGTRALKDCCWHTAQRARITAHAQQLEQQLNQVLGKGFEVCSAGLFTTLTGARKPLYQLYCYLARQGLFTRWCYETGDEELTGEPVNAAAETVPAWLRIGLPPDNGERLGQALVKLVAAQK, from the coding sequence ATGACCCTGGACTTGCAGGCCTGCCAGGCGCCGCGCCATGGCGGCAACCTGGGGTACGCCCAGGCGCGCTTTGGCACGCCGCTCCTGCGCTGGCAGGACTTGTCCACCGGCATCAGCCCCTGGTCCTACCCGGTGCCGGAAGTACCCGCCGAGGTGTGGCAGCGCCTGCCCGGCGACCTGGCGCCGCTGCTCAATGCGGCCGCCAATTACTATGGTGTCGCCGCCGACAAGTTACTGGCATTGCCTGGCAGCCAGTATGCTATCCGACGCTTTGCACAGGGTTTGCCGCCGGGCCGGGTCGCTATTCCTAACCCCGGCTATCGTGCGCATGACCAGGCTTGGCGAGCGGTGGGCCACCAGTGTTATGAATATCAAACCCTGGTGCAGTTACAGGCCCTGGTCAGCACGGGGGTGGTAGACCATGCGGTGGTGATCAACCCCAATAACCCGACGACTGAAGCGATAGACCCGAATCAGTTAGCCGGTTTGCATGACCAGCTAAGTGGTTATTTGCTGATAGATGAGGCCTTTGTCGATTACCGCCGCTCGCTCAGCGCTACCCATTTACTGAAATACTGCCCGCGCCTGTTTATCCTGCGCTCCCTGGGTAAATTCTTCGGCTTGGCCGGTTTGCGCCTGGGGTTTTTGTTGGGTACGGGCAGTCCGCGCCAAGCCCTGGAAGATAAGCTGGATGATTGGGTGATCAATCATCCAGCCCTCTGGATTGGTACCCGCGCCCTAAAAGATTGCTGTTGGCACACTGCTCAGCGGGCGCGTATCACTGCCCATGCACAACAACTGGAACAGCAGTTGAACCAGGTATTGGGTAAGGGATTTGAGGTGTGCAGTGCCGGTTTATTTACCACCCTGACCGGTGCGCGCAAACCCCTGTACCAGTTGTATTGCTACCTGGCCAGGCAGGGTCTGTTCACCCGCTGGTGTTATGAAACCGGTGATGAGGAGCTGACAGGTGAGCCGGTGAATGCCGCCGCTGAAACCGTGCCCGCCTGGTTGCGTATCGGCCTGCCGCCTGATAATGGCGAGCGTTTAGGGCAGGCGCTGGTGAAACTGGTCGCGGCGCAAAAATAA
- the cbiB gene encoding adenosylcobinamide-phosphate synthase CbiB — MLIAAALLAGVLADRLLGEPRRFHPLVGFGNLASALEARLNTHPGQRGLALLKGAVALVLLVVPLGLASALLWWWLVAQVPLLALAFGAVVLYASLGWRSLEEHVRDVDSALAQSLPAGRAAVQHIVSRDCAAMDESQVVRASLETLLENTSDAIVGPLFWFTLLGPAGALVYRLSNTLDAMWGYRSARFNYFGRAAARWDDLLNLVPARLTALAFALVGDTASALGSWRRFARHWASPNAGPVICAGSGALNISLGGGACYQGQWETKPATCGRPATRADIGRALALVRRAVLLLLVSFIVVSGIFALADTLLNGVSL; from the coding sequence GTGTTAATTGCCGCGGCGCTGTTGGCAGGCGTATTGGCAGATCGCCTCCTGGGTGAACCCAGGCGTTTCCATCCCCTGGTGGGGTTCGGCAACCTGGCCTCCGCCCTGGAGGCACGTTTGAATACTCACCCGGGCCAGAGAGGCTTGGCCCTGCTAAAAGGTGCTGTTGCCCTGGTGTTACTGGTAGTGCCCCTGGGGCTTGCCAGTGCACTGCTGTGGTGGTGGCTGGTGGCGCAAGTGCCGCTGCTTGCCCTGGCCTTTGGCGCGGTGGTGCTTTACGCCAGCCTGGGTTGGCGCAGCCTGGAGGAGCATGTGCGCGACGTGGACAGCGCCCTGGCCCAAAGCCTGCCCGCCGGGCGCGCTGCGGTGCAGCACATTGTCAGTCGCGACTGCGCGGCGATGGATGAGTCCCAGGTGGTGCGCGCCAGCCTGGAAACTCTGCTGGAAAACACCTCGGACGCGATTGTCGGCCCGCTCTTTTGGTTTACCCTGCTGGGCCCGGCAGGGGCACTGGTGTATCGCCTGAGCAATACCCTGGATGCCATGTGGGGCTATCGCTCGGCGCGCTTCAATTATTTTGGCCGCGCTGCCGCCCGCTGGGATGACCTGCTCAACCTGGTTCCTGCGCGCCTTACCGCCCTGGCCTTTGCCTTGGTGGGTGATACTGCGAGTGCCCTGGGCAGTTGGCGTCGCTTTGCCCGTCACTGGGCCAGCCCCAATGCCGGGCCGGTTATTTGCGCCGGCAGCGGTGCACTCAATATCAGCTTGGGCGGTGGGGCCTGTTACCAGGGCCAGTGGGAAACCAAGCCCGCGACCTGCGGCAGGCCTGCGACCCGCGCCGATATAGGTCGGGCCCTGGCCCTGGTCAGGCGCGCGGTGTTGCTGCTATTGGTGTCCTTCATTGTTGTTTCAGGCATCTTTGCCCTGGCAGATACCCTGTTGAATGGAGTTTCCTTATGA
- the cobU gene encoding bifunctional adenosylcobinamide kinase/adenosylcobinamide-phosphate guanylyltransferase: MELILGGARSGKSRLAQTRAEHWQAQGGGQLVYLATATAGDAEMQARIARHQADRQGQWCTLEEPLYLAEALSRSRDTDIVLVDCLTLWISNCLHAGCWPQERAHLLAQIDRQLAAGRPPRWLFVSNEVGSGVIPLGRLSREFVDASGWLHQALAQRCAQVSLVVAGLPLSLKSSHE, encoded by the coding sequence ATGGAATTGATATTGGGCGGTGCCCGCAGCGGCAAAAGCCGGCTGGCGCAAACGCGCGCCGAACACTGGCAAGCGCAGGGGGGTGGACAATTGGTGTACCTGGCCACCGCCACGGCCGGTGATGCCGAAATGCAGGCGCGTATTGCCCGGCACCAGGCTGACCGCCAGGGCCAATGGTGCACCCTGGAAGAGCCCCTGTACCTGGCCGAAGCACTGTCCCGTAGCCGGGACACCGACATAGTGCTGGTCGATTGCCTGACCCTGTGGATCAGCAATTGCCTGCACGCCGGTTGCTGGCCGCAGGAGCGCGCGCACCTGCTGGCGCAAATCGATCGCCAGTTGGCCGCCGGGCGCCCGCCGCGCTGGTTATTTGTCAGTAACGAAGTGGGTTCAGGGGTGATTCCCCTGGGCCGGCTCAGTCGGGAATTTGTGGATGCCAGCGGCTGGTTGCACCAGGCCCTGGCCCAGCGCTGTGCACAGGTCAGCCTGGTGGTCGCCGGTTTGCCGCTGAGTTTGAAAAGCAGCCATGAGTAA